TACTCACCAGCCTCAGCCCCTGCCAAGTGTCACACAGGGTTCTATTACCAGTTTAGGACTTTTCATCCTCCTCCCATCTTTCTTCAGATTCCAGTCTGCATCTCTTTTACCCTTTCCTGGTTTTCTCTCCCAGCCCAAGTCCAAGAACTTCTTTGTTTCCTAGCTGGCATTCCTGCCAACTTTTATAAAAGTACTGAGGGGCCTTAGTGCTCCTGTTCCTGCCTGCCTCACCTTCCCTGCCTTGCTCAATCCCTCCTTTCCTGTCTCCATCTGCTCCTTTTCCTGACTAAGGATGACTTGTCTCATTCCAGTcctttcttgccatttcttcccacTCTGATCAGTAGGAGCCAAGTGAGAGGGCTTGGTGAAAGCTCCACAAGTTCCTCCTTCTAAGGGTAGGGATGACCAAGCCTGCCTGATGTCACTGCTGACTTCTGTGACCAAGGTGAAGGTGGAAGCAGATCTTGGATTTCTCCTATAGGAGACTCAAGTCCGGGCAGGGGAGCTGGAccaggcagccaactggcccttcACCCTGAGCATCAGTAACCGGTATGGGGAGGAAGAGGTGACGCACACTCTTCAGGCAGAGAGTCGGGGAGCCCTGCAGAGCTGGATGGAGGCTCTGTGGCAGCTTTTCTTTGACATGAGTAAGAGGAGGGGTCTGGATTGGGGCTTAttatttttaccaaaataaaattatttgataattcttataattaaaaattatataatattaaattattataataattcttataataatatttttgaaatgagcCTGTTTCAAGAATGTGTAGAAGGGAATGTAGCAGGGGAGAAGGCAGCCCATCCCCATCAATGCTCTCCCCTCAGGTCAGTGGAAGCAGTGCTGTgatgaaataatgaaaattgaAACACCTGCTCCTCGGAAACCACCCCAAGTGCTGGCCAAGCAGGGGTCCCTGTACCATGAAATGGGTGAGTGAAAATGCATTGTGGGGTCCTCATGGGCAGTTGCGTTGGGGGCTTCAGGGGAACCCAGATagtggagacagagagaaagcacACTGTGGGCTAAGGCAGAGCTCTGGGGACCCAAGTCCCACCCACgagtcctttcccttctccagctcttCTTAAAATCACCTCCACCAAAGTCCAAACAAAACCCTGTAGAACCAGACTcatttcatggattttttttcctaattttttctttcctgtttccctTTCTGCATGTGGATTCCTGTCTGTTCCTCTGACCCTTCTTGCCTGGCAATGCTTTAATTTTCCTCCTCCTTGGTTTCTTCACCTACTTCTGCCTGCTCCCCTCTCACTGTCCGCCCACTGCCCCCATGTGCCACAGTCTAATCAGAGCCTGTGGCTCCTGGGGGCCCATGTGAGGGGCTGCTCCTGCAGGATAATGCAGCCTCAGCGGAGACCCGGGCTCTGCTTTCCTCCTCTTATGGTGACAGGTGATGCTCAGGGCTGAGTAGCTCTGCGGCCCAAGCTCTGACTCCCCTCCCCTCGATCCCTTCCTgatgccacagctattgagccgcTGGATGACATCGCAGCAGTGACAGACATCCTGGCCCAGCGGGAGGGTGCGAGGCTGGAGACGCCCCCACCCTGGCTAGCAGTGTTTACAGACCAGCCTGCCTTGCCTGGCTCCTGCTCACCTGCTTCAGTGGCCCCAGCTCCAGCCCGGATCCATTCCTTGCCCTGGGGGAGACCCCGAACATTCTCTCTGGATGCTGTCCCCCCAGACCATTCCCCTGGGGCTTCTCGCTTGGTCGCCCCTCTCCCCCTGCAGCGATCCCCACGATCCAGAGGCCTCTGCAGCAAAGGCCCACCCCACACTTGGCTCCAGTCACCAGTGTGAGAGAGAAAGGTGCTGGCAACAGGATCCGGCCAGAAGAGGGGAAGATCTGTGTGCAGCTGGACTCGGATTCAGCACTGTTTGCAGCAGACAGACCAGCTTGGCCTCCCCTTCCTCTGCTGGAGTCGGGGTAGGCTGAGAAGGGGTAGCAGAAGCCCCTTTAAGCTGTGGTTGCCACGGTGCTGAGGGACTTGTTCCCAGGGCTGGCTGGGACCCCGTAAACCCTTCCTGGGAGAAAACTGGAACCAACCCTGCCCTACCTCCCTGCATTAACCAGCTTTGAGAATGGCACTGAAGAGCCTTGGGAGGGAACACACCTCCCTTGTGACTTTTACACTGACCATTAAAGTTATTTAACATCACCCTTCACCTGGTTGTTGAGGACAGACTGCCTCTTGACTTGGTCAGGACCCGCCATAGCCCCTTATCCCTGGAGCTTATTCACTAGGTGTGAAGTGTGACCATGAGATTGAGTAATCAGACAAGGGCTGGGTGGACGGGGAGTACTTTATAAATACCACAGGGCAACAGAGGGCTGCTCTTATCTCATATGCTGCTGAATCTCAGGATCTCAGCGACGTCATAGCCAGTCACAGCAAAGGAGCTGCCTGAGGGGTCACAGAATCGGGCACCACACAGCTGGGTGTCAGGCACACACTCACCATGACAGTGTTCCACCTGAGAGAGAAGACAGCTGTTCAGGCCTGTGGCCTCATCCTCGGGCCCTCATTCCATTCCTCTTATGACACATACCTCAATGTAGCCACCCTCTGGGCTTCTGCTCAACTTCCAGATGTGTACGAAAGTGTCTTCAGCCGCAGAGAGTAGCTATTTTAAAGAAAGGCAAGGAGGACCAGTGGGAGTCAGAATGTGCTGACAGAGGGCTGGTATAGGCTGTAAAGCCCAGTCCAGGTGCCTGGGAAGGGGGCTACTCTGAGAGGCAGAGATAAGTTTGTGGAGTGCCTCTCAACATCCCAGCACCAGGAAACAAGGGTATGCAAGGTCAGAGCTGGAGACTGACCTTGCCCACCTCAGGAGCCAGGTCCAGGGCACAGATGGCCCGGGCATGGGCGTCGATCTGGACGTGTATAGTTCCTGTACTGGCTTCATATAGACGCACTTGCCCGTTCCCGTAGCCTGCTGCTATGGTCCCCTGCCACAGCTGCACAGAAGAACACGGGACCCTGCAAGGGTGACATCGCACTTTGATTTCCCAGACCTAAGCCCACTCTCCACCTTGAAGCTACCTCAGGAAGGCCTCAGCCCCCTTCTGCCTCACCTACCCGAATCCTGGAATCTGGGTCAGTAATTTGAATTTGGGCCCTGATCTCCAGACACACAGCAAGCCCGAGTCATCTGCTGTCACAGTGTCAGCCACGCGGTCCTGAGGGGAAAGGCAGGATTAGCCCTTTTTTCTCCCTGCTGGGTCCTGTAtacagggcaggaggggaagggaggcagtATTTGCATCTTTGCCTCTCCAGGGAAAGGGGAAGACGTGGAGCCTTCACTGGCTGGAAGGGTCTCTTGGAAGCATTAAATGCTTTCATTGTATTCCTTATAGAGTCTGACTCCCTGCCCCAACCCCAGCACACATCCCATGTGTCAGGGTATACAATTGTCCTCACTGGATGAATGATGCAACTAAGGCCACAGTGTTAGGGCCTTCTGGAGGTCTTGCACTGAGCCAGTCACAGTCATGACTGGACTCTGGGACTCTTGACAGCCCCTCAACCCAGGCAGCCAACAGAGCCCACGGGCCCAACTCTGTGCCAGGTGTAGTGTAGCATAGGCATTATAAGATACATACCCTGTTTTCAAGAGGTTTACAGTCTAATCAGGGAGATAAGAGTTGTCTTTGCGGGCAGTGTCATTTCAGGGTTCAGCTAAGGGAGATGAGCGGGGGCTGGAAGAGGGGGAAGGCTTCCAGGAGAGGATAGCACTGGACGTGGGCCTCAATAGGGCGGACTCGCCCAAGTTCAGAGAAGGAAGCCACACATGTCAGAAACCATGGGTCCCAACTCCTCCATTCACACCAGGATCATAATGTATGAGTGAACTATTAAGTACCacgtaaatataaaatatttctggacTCATCACTGGACCTGAGGTTGCTAAAACTTAGCAAAGTGCACTAATTTGCCCAGTCATTCAGCTGCTTAATGGCAAAGCcaaggcttgaacccaggtcccctgctttCCCAAGGTGGGGAAGGCCCTCAGATTCACTGGAACAGGTAGGG
This DNA window, taken from Bubalus kerabau isolate K-KA32 ecotype Philippines breed swamp buffalo chromosome 11, PCC_UOA_SB_1v2, whole genome shotgun sequence, encodes the following:
- the WDR54 gene encoding WD repeat-containing protein 54 isoform X2 codes for the protein MFRRERSIPLRGSAAALCNNLSVLQLPARNLTHFGVVHGPSAQLLSAAPEGVPLAQRQLHAKEGAGVSPPLITQMYESDGSVMVYWHALDAGDGSLVQAVFARGIAASGHYVCVGAWSGRVLVFDIPTKGPNIVLSEELARHQTPISDIATEPAQGQDRVADTVTADDSGLLCVWRSGPKFKLLTQIPGFGVPCSSVQLWQGTIAAGYGNGQVRLYEASTGTIHVQIDAHARAICALDLAPEVGKLLSAAEDTFVHIWKLSRSPEGGYIEVEHCHGECVPDTQLCGARFCDPSGSSFAVTGYDVAEILRFSSI